Below is a genomic region from Ignavibacteria bacterium.
TTCACTTACCATAATTATTGAAAACAGTATAACGGTGAATTTAGTTTGAAAATTTGCTTAGTAACTGAGAATTTAATAACTCTACTTTTGTATTTTAAAAAAAATCGAGATGAAGAAATGAAAAAATATCGAAAGAACAATTGGAAATTAATATCGTATTTTAGGTTTCCGATATTTTTTATTCTTTTTTCTTAATTTCTTGTGTACTAAAATGTATTTACATATTTTTTGCCTCGCTTTTTAAGAAATTACGAGCAAATAACTGCTTTATATCTCACGCCTTCGTATTATCAATGAGCAATTTAGAAATATTTTCCGGGCGTTCTAATCAAACGCTGGCTAATGCTATAGCCAAAAAGTTGGAAATGCGATTAGGAAAATGCGATATTGAAAATTTCGCAGATGGAGAAATTTGGGTAAAATATAACTCAAACATTCGAGGTAAGGATGTGTTCATCATTCAATCTACAAATCCTCCTTCGGATAATTTAATGGAATTGCTCATATTGATAGACGCTGCTAAACGAGCATCTGCACGAAGAGTAACAGCAGTAATTCCATATTTTGGATACGCTCGACAAGACAGAAAAGATCAGCCGCGAGTTTCTATTACAGCAAAACTTGTTGCAAATCTCATTACGCACGCGGGAGCAGATAGAGTAATAACAATGGATTTACACGCTCCTCAAATTCAGGGATTTTTTGATATTCCAGTTGACCATTTGTATTCATCGGCGGTATTTATGCCGTTTTTACGAAAGAAAAAAATTCCCAATCTTGCAGTTGTTTCACCGGATGTTGGAGGAATAAAACTTGCGAGAGCGTACGCAAAGCGTTTACAAGTTGAACTTATTCTCATTGATAAACGACGCCCAAAGCCTAATGTTGTTGAAGTTATGAACATTATCGGCGACGTCAAAGGAAAAAACATCCTCATCGTAGATGATTTAGTAGATACTGCAGGAACATTTACAAATGCAGTAAAAGCGCTTAATGCAGAAGGAGCAAAAGAAATTTATGGAGTTTGTACACACGCAGTACTTTCTCAAAATGCCATAGAAAAAATTACCAATTCCGCTGTTAAAAAATTATACGTAACAGATACATTTCCATCGAAAAACGTTGGAGAAAAAATAACAACACTTACTGTTGCAAATATTTTCAGCGAAGCAATTCTTCGCTGTTACAATAATCAGTCAATCAGTTCGCTTTTTGACATAAGTAAAGATTAAAAAAAGTATAGTCAAACATTATTATGAAAGAAGTTACATTACCCGTCGAAGTTCGGACTATTCGAAAGAAAAAAGTAGGAAAATTACGACGCGAAGGTTTTATCCCGGCAATTTATTACTTGAACGGTGAAGGCGAAATTCCTGTTTCTGTTCGTGAAAAAAATCTCCTCCCGATAATCAACAATCCCGATTTGCAACTCATTAATCTGGAAATTACTCCCGGTGGGATTCGTCAGGGAATTGTAAAAGAAGTACAACGCGACCCTATTACTGAACGCCCTCTTCACGTGGATTTTCAAGGTGTACGGGAAGACAGAATGTTAACCGTTGAAATTCCTATTGTACTCACAGGCGGAACTCCTGCTGGTGTGCGAATGGGAGGAATTCTCCAGCATATTCTCCATACTGTTGAAGTTTCTTGCCTTCCCAAAGATATTCCGGAACATATCGAAGTAAATATCAGCGAACTCGCAATTAACCATTCAGTTCACGTAGGACAACTTTCATTTCCGAATATACGTATCTTAACTCCGTCAGAAGAGCCGATTGTTGCAGTATTCCCGCCGAAAGTAGAAAAAGAACCTACTGCGGTAGAAACAACCGAGGAACAGAAAGAACCTGAAGTAATAGCAAAGGGAAAGAAAGAAGAAGAAGTTTCCGCTGAACCTGTAAAAGGAAAAGAACAAACAAAGAAGTAAAACAAATTTTAATTCACGCCTGTGTAAACAGGAATATTCTCTGTTTCAGTGCATTGCGCATCGAAACCAACACACTTAAGACCGAAGAGAACATTTCTTATGAACGAAAACAAACGCTTATACGAAACTACTTATATCATAAACGGTTCGCTTGAAGATACTCAAACCGAATCTATCATTTCAAAAGTGAACGACGTCGTTGTAAAACACGGCGGCGAAGTTCTTTCAATTGTCCGTTGGGGACGAAAACGATTTACGTATCCCATACGACATAAAACAAACGGCTACTACGTAATTCTGGAAATAAAAGCGAATGCGTCGTTCATCCGCGAGTTTGAACGTTTCTTTCATCTCGAAGAAAATATATTGCGCCATTTATGTATTGCATTAACTAAACAAATGCTTAAAGCAAAGGAATTAAAACCATTTGTCATTGAGCCATCTACGTTAATGCAGCAAGAAGTTATTCTTGAAGAAATACTCACAACCGAAATAGAAGCAGCAAAAGAAGAAATACCTTTGCCTATTCGTCAAGAATTACACACACACGAAAACGAACTACAAGGAGAAAAGAACAATGCCTAAACTCACTCCGCAGGAATATGCGCAATTAGCCGCAAAACGCCGAAAGCAATTAGAAGAATCATTAAAGAAACGCACATGCCGTTTTTGCCGCTCGCGCGATATCTACATTGACTACAAAGAAGAAAAGCGATTGATTCGTTGTCTTTCCGAACAAGGAAAAATAACACCGAAACGATTGACAGGAACGTGCGCAAAACATCAACGACAACTCGTTATTGCTATCAAACGCGCTCGTTACTTAGCATTATTACCGTATGTTTCAACAATAATTCGTTAAAGGAAATTATATGAAAATCATTTTACGCAAAGATTACGAAGTATTGGGAAAAAAAGGAGAAATCGTTTCTGTAAAAGATGGTTTTGCTCGCAATTACTTATTCCCTCAAAAAATTGCAGCGCTTGCTACCGAAAGCACCGTAAAAGCGATGGAACTTGCTCACCAACAAATGCAAGCAAAGGTAAAAAAAGAATTACTTGCCGTTCAAAAACGCGTATCCGATTTGCAAAAAATTTCACAAGTTACTATTGCCGTAAAAGTTGGCGAAGAAAACCGATTATTCGGCTCCGTAACTTCGCTCGATATTGCAAATGCTCTAAAAGCGCATCACTTTGACCTCGATAAGCGCGCTATTGAACTCGACGAACCAATTAAATCGCTTGGCATTTATTCTGTTCACGTGAAACTTCATTCAGAAGTTAAAACTACTATTAAAGTCAAAGTGGTTAAAGAGTAATTTATTGTCTTTTGAAACAAAGGACACACTTGTGTATTCAACGATTCTCAAATGTGTCCTTTTGTTTTTTTCAGAAAATCTTTACTTCAAAATATATTCACATAACAATCACTACGTATGGAACTCACACTTATTTTTGTAATCAGTATTATCGGATTATTATTCGCAGTTTATCTTATTCGGAACGTAATGCAACGTGATACCGGAACCCCCGCTATGCAGGAAATCTCCAACGCCATTAAATCGGGCGCAGAAGCATTTCTCCGACGACAAAACAAAACAATTCTCTATTTAGCAGTCGCATTAACAGCACTCATATATATACTCTACGCATTTGTCAGAACATCGAACGAGCACGACCCCGCAACCGCATCTACGCTTGCACTATGGACCTCGCTATCTTTCATTCTTGGAGCGTTATGCTCTGTTGCCGCTGGATATATGGGAATGTGGGTTTCCATTCGTTCCAATATTCGAACCGCCTCCGCAGCAACTCGAAACTTAAATGACGCTCTACAAACAGCATTACGCGGAGGCGCAGTTTCAGGATTTTTTGTGGTTGCATTATCACTACTCGGTGTTGCAGGATTATTTGCTATTGTGAACGCAATGGGAGTTGCTAAAACTGTTGAACAAATTCCGCTTCTCATTGTCGGATACGGATTTGGTGCATCATTTGTTGCATTGTTCGCTCAATTGGGCGGTGGTATCTATACAAAAGCCGCCGACGTGGGCGCAGATTTAGTTGGTAAAGTTGAAGCAGGAATTCCTGAAGATGATCCTCGTAATCCTGCTGTTATTGCCGATTTAGTTGGCGATAATGTCGGTGATTGTGCCGGTCGTGGAGCAGATTTATTCGAATCTACTGCGGCGGAAAACATCGGCGCTATGATTCTTGCCGCGGCATTATACAAAGCAAACTTTGTTGAACTTGGTACAAATGGCTTACTTTCCGTATTACTCTTCCCTCTTGTTGCTCGAGCATTCGGCATTCTTGCTTCTATCGTAGGAATTTTGATTGTCAAAACCAACGACAATGAAGACCCAATGAAAGCACTCAATCGCGGTTATTACGTTACTACGGTTCTGGCAATGATTGGTTTCTTTGTTGCTTCCAAATGGTTGTTGGGAAGCGAATATTATTTTAATTTCTTTTTATGCGGCGTTATCGGTGTACTTACTGCTCTTGCCTTTGTGTTTTTAACACAATATTACACAGAATACAAATATCGCCCCGTACAATCTATTTCCGAAGCATCCAAAACAGGCGCTGCTACAAATATCATAGCAGGAATTGCAGTGGGAATGGAATCCACCGGGTATCCTGTTCTCGTTATTTCCGCCGCACTTATTTCTTCTTATTTCCTTGGTGAAAGTTCGGGATTGAAAGAAGCAGGTTTGTTTGGAACTGCAGTAGCAACGATGGGAATGTTAGGAACTGCTGCATTTATTCTCGCTATGGACACATTTGGTCCGATTACTGATAACGCAGGAGGTATTGTCGAAATGTCCAAACAACCCGATGACATTCGGAAACGAACGGATAGACTTGATGCCGTAGGAAATACCACCAAAGCATTAACCAAAGGATACGCAGTTGGTTCTGCTGCGCTTGCCGCATTTCTCTTATTTTCTGCATATTTTGACGAAGTGAGAAATTATGGTTTTGATTTACAGCATATAGATTTATCAAAGCCGCCTGTATTTGTCGGAGCGATGTTCGGAGCGATGCTCGTGTTTATTTTTTCTTCGCTTGCTATTAAAGCAGTCGGAAGAGCCGCATATTCTATTATTAATAATGTCCGCGAACAGTTTAAAAATAATCCCGGAATTATGAAAGGAACGTCTAAACCCGATTACAGACAATGTGTTGATATTGTTACTCGTGCGGCATTGAAAGAAATGGTGCTTCCTGGTCTTCTCGTAGTTATTATGCCCATCTTTGTCGGACTTGTTTTCAAATGGATATATAATGCAAGCGGAACTCCAGCGAACGGAGCAACCGGCGCAGAAGTTGTCGGTGGTTTGCTGATGGTTGGAACAATTACAGGAATTCTTGTTGCCCTCTTTCTTAACAATGGCGGCGGCGCGTGGGATAATGCAAAAAAGTTTGTCGAAGTTGGAAATAAAAAAGGAAGCGATTGGCACAAAGCAACCGTTGTCGGCGATACCGTTGGCGACCCATTCAAAGATACAGCTGGTCCCTCGCTTCATGTATTGATTAAATTACTCTCTACAATAACGTTGGTTTTAGCGCCGTTGTTTATTTAAGTTTTTTTTCTTCTGAATAATGTGTAAACCTTCAAGGTTTTTTAAACCTTGAAGGTTTTATATATAATTCAATCTTATTTACCATTCATACCGAACTGTGTATGTTACTATTTTTTCTCCGTCTTTGTTTACATTTACGTGGAATTTAACAGTGTTTTGGTCAACTTTTTCCCACTTGTCGCTCCAATTTGTAATTTCCCATTCGCGCCAACCTCCTGGATGTTCATAAATCTGCACTTCTATTTCCTCCGCTTTATGATTGCGAATTTTTATTTCGTATGTTTCTTGCGCTGAACGCTCACCGAATGTTTTTCCGTCGGTTTTCTTACGCTCACCGACGATATCGAACGCATTACCCAAATTCAATTTTAGTTCTTCATCTTTCGGCGTGTGGTCAATTTCATCTTCGCCGATAAATTGTTCTTTCCCATCTTCGTCTTTCTTATATACGCGGACTTTACCTTTGGGCAATGCAATTCCCAACCCAGATTTTTCTTCGTTCTTGAACTGCACGTACACGCCAACTTTCGGTTTTGTTGCACCGTCATAAATAAAAACTTTTTTCGCAACAACTTTTTTTCCTGCAACGAGTTCAAGTTGTTTCGTTTCGTTATCGTTGATATCTGCTTTGCGTTTGAGTGAGTAAAGTTTGTATTCAAATAATTCTCTCTGCTCAAATTGCGGCTCCTTTGATGTCGACATCAATTCCATCATTTGATAACGCGGATATATTTCAACATCTTTTGCTACAATGTTGACATCGCCGGCAACAAGTTTCAATCCCGCATTTTTGAACGACGTTCCGCAATTATTAGTTATTGTAACCCATCCTGTCAAATCCAATTTGTTGTCGTCTTTATTTATCAATGCAACGTAATTGCAAATCCATGAAAGATTATTCGCAAGATAACTGATTTCTGTTTTGTGCTCGCCTTCCTTTTCGTTCTCTATCATCCATTGCAGTTGAGGTTTTGAAATTAAACCTTCGGGCAAACTCGGAAGCACAATTTTTCCCGATGGATTCACTTCTATTTTCCCATTCACTTCTGCAACAATGCCATCAACGTTGGAAAGAAGTTTTCCGCTTACAGTAAATTCTTTTTTCGTTTCCTCATTCAATCGAACGAACTCAATCGTCTTCCCCAAATATTTAAAAAGAAGTTTTGATTGATTGACTAAATCGTATTGATAATTTTGTTCGAGAACGCGCACAGCATTTGCATCGGTCAAGCTTGAAAAATGCAATGACGTACCGTCAATCGTCGAAGGAATGTCGGGAATAACGATTGTCGAAATTCCTTTCTTCAAATTGAGCGTTCGTTCTTCTCTGATGAGAGAAAGATTTTGATTGTATATAGTTAAATCTACTTGCGTCCGTTCATTTTTCGATTGTGAAAAAAGATTGGATGCTAATAAAATGGTGAGAAAAATTGCGTAAAACATAAATTACTCCTTGTTGATGTGTTTGTTGTTTTGTTAGTTGATTAATGAGTTATTTAATTGAAGTACACTTTTAGTAGTATTAGTTGATTCTTTAAATAATTCTTCTTGTCCTCGAAATTGCAATTGATACAACTTGAAATAAATTCCGCCTTGCACGAGTAATTCCTGATGTGTTCCCGATTCCCGCACTTCGCCTTTATGGAGAACAATGATATTATCCGCATGCTGAATTGTTGAAAGACGATGCGCAACAACAATGGCAGTTCGGTCTTTTAACAACTCTGTTATAGCGTTTTGAATGAGACGTTCTGTTTCTGTATCAACGCTCGATGTCGCTTCATCAAGAATCAAGATTTCAGGATTCGTTACCAATGCGCGCGCAAATGCCAGTAATTGCTTTTGTCCCACGGAAAGCGTTGCTCCGCGTTCCTTTACTTCTTCGTCGTATTTCTTAGGTAACTGTTCAATGAATATATGCGCGCCGACAATTTCGCACGTGCGTTTAACTTTCTCAAGAGAAATTGAATCGTTGCCAAGCGTGATATTATTTGTTATATCGTCGGAAAATAAAAACACATCCTGAAGTACAACAGCAAACCGTTTTCTCAAAGCGTTTTGTGGAAAAAGGCGAATATCAATTCCATCAATCAAAATTGCGCCTTTTTGAATTTCATAAAACCGCAGCAACAAATTAACAATGGTGGATTTTCCCGCACCTGTTGCGCCTACAAATGCAGTAGTCGTTCCACTTTCTATTATGAACGATACATTCTTCAATATCCAAGCATCGGATTGTTGATGCTCGATATTCGATGTTCGATTGAACTCACTGTTGCCATCGAAAGTATAATCGAAAGATGTATTTCTTCCTGAAGAATCGTCGTAACGAAACCAAACATTTCTAAATTCAATCGTTCCTTTTCTTCCATTATTTCCACCGTCAACTGCTCCATCATTCCGTTTCACAGCATTATCGTGAATAATGGCATCATCATCGAGCAATGCAAAAATTCTTTCTGAAGAAGCCATCGCCGATTGCATAATATTATATTTTTCAGATAAATCGCGAATCGGGCGGAAAAACATTTCCGTGTATTGAATAAACGAAATCAAAACACCGAGCGAAATTGTTTGCTGCATTACTTCTCCCCCGCCATACCATAAAATAAGACCGATAGCAATAGCAGAAATAATTTCGACAGCAGGATAAAATATTGCATAGTAAAACACCGAACGAATATGCGCATCCGTATGTGCTTGATTAATGCGTTTGAATTTCTGAAATTCGTTTTCTTCGCGGCGAAATATTTGAACTACGTTAATTCCGGTTATATGTTCCTGAATAAACGTATTGATTCTTGCAAGTTGGGTACGCACTTGGCGATAGGCATCACGCGCACCTTTACGAAACCACATCGTCACAAGCACAAGCAACGGCAAAACCGACATTGTAACGAGTGATAATTTAACATCCATCATAAACATAAAGATAAGAATCCAAACAATGATGAAAATATCGCTGAAGACCATAACAATGCCGGAAGAAAAAAGTTCATTCAGCGTTTCAACGTCGTTGGTAACGCGCGTAACCATTCGTCCAATCGGAGTTTTATCAAAAAACCGAAGCGAGAGTTTTTGCAAATGCGAAAATATAGTGATGCGCAAATCGTAAATAGTTCGTTGACCAATCCACGATGTAAAATAATTGTTCAGATATTGAATGACCGCTTGCAATATCAACACACCAAACAGCGCAAGCGCAATTTGTTGTAATCCGCTGCTGTCATTTTTTAAAATGAAATCATCAATAGCAATTTTCGTTAAATACGGACGCATAGGACCTAATCCTGCTATCACAATATTTAACAATATTGCAACAATTATCCACGTGCGATATGGTTTTAAGAATAACAGCAATCGTTTCATCAAACGACTGTCGTAGGCTTTTCCTAATATCTCTTCGTCTTGCATAGAGTTTATCTTATACAGAATTTTTTAATGTGTTCAACCATTCTTCGAATAACTCTTATTTAAAAAGTTCATGCAAATTCTGAATTGTTTGCTCCACAACATACAATTCTAATTCATTGGACAAATTCAATCTTTCTCGGAGGATAAGTATTGTCCCGTCTTTTGACCACAATGGATAATCTGTTGTTCGTTCATCTGTTTCAGAAATTTTCCACTGTAGTGTTCCATCAGCATTGCATATCCATGTTTCGCTTTTCAAACATTGTGTATCGTTGTCATTCCAATACGATTTTATATATACAATTTTCTTTCCATCGAACGACCAAACGGGATGATGCGTTTCTTCTTCTCGCTTCGATTCAAAGCCAAATCTTCCTACGGTTGATATGGAAATTCCTAAAGACGTTTCCTTAAATTCAAGTAATTGATATTCGTATGCATTGTAACTGCGAACAATAATTCTATCAGATATCGGCGACCAGAGAACTAACAGAGGAGAATCAAAATCTTTTAACTCTAGTACTTCATCGCCCAATGAATTATACACCCAAATAGTCCACGTAAGACTAAATTCATTGGGCTTCATTCTTTGCAAAAAATCGTTCATAATATTTCGACGTTTCTGTGAACTTTGTCGTTCCCAATCTCCATAAAATTTCGGTTTTAATACGGTGAACCAATTTCCATTATATGACCAACTTCCAAGTAATCCGTCGCAAATGTTTCTTCCATTTCTTCCATTCGCCTCAGCCATCCAAATATTAGGAAAAGAATCGTAGTTTTCCGTTTGATACAAAATATAATTGCTACGCGGCGAAACTGAATGCTGTACAATATCATTTTGCAAAGCGTCCACTATAATATTTTTTCTGAAACGTACATCGAAAATCCCTGCTCGTCGCTTTCCTTTTTCTTCATACGTGTACTCAATAAAATTTCCATCTGCGTTGAATCTCACTTGCGGTTTTTGCCTTTGATGAACCCGAAGCACTTGCGTTTTGTCAAATTGCGATTTGATACTCGAAATAAAAAAAATAATTTCATTGTTTATATATTCGCATACTATCATTTCCAGTTGAGGACTTATTGCGAAAATATTCTTCGTTCTCAAATCGAACGCTGAATAGCGTAGCAACTCTCTCTCGAAAATTATTGGCGACTTCAAAAGGGAATCTTGTGCATCAGTATCGTGAAAACAAAAAACGAGTAACAGAATTCCAACGTTCCAAAGAACACGCCATCGAATATTTCCACGATTCTTGTTCTTCATCAAAATCATATCGCTTCCAATTCCGACTCGAGCATTTGCTTTTCGTAAAGCTCAGTGTAAATTCCGTTGAATAACACAAGTTCGCTGTGTGTTCCTTGTTCCACAATTTCTCCGCCATCAAGAACAATAATCACATCAGCATCTTTTACGGTTGAAATACGATGCGAAATAATAATACTCGTGCGCTCGCGCATAAATTTTTTCAATCCTTGCAGAATTTCTTCTTCTGTATGTGTATCAACTGCCGAAAACGCATCATCAAGTATCAGAATTTTTGGATTAGTCATTATTGCGCGAGCAATTGATGTACGTTGTTTTTGACCGCCGGAAAGTGTAATACCGCGCTCTCCAACAATCGTATCATATTGATTCGGAAAATTTTCAACGTCGTTCGATATGCGAGCTATTTCTGCAGCACGTATTACAGTTTTCAGATTACGAATGCCAGAATTTTCATTGAAACTATCGGTATCACCGTTTTTAAATCCGTTATCTGTTCCAAAAGAAATATTTTCAATCACCGATGTTGAAAACAAAAATGTTTCCTGCGGAACAATAGCAATATTGTTTCTCAAAATTTCCAGCGGAATATTTTTAACATTCACTCCGTCAATCAACACTTCTCCTTCGGCACTATCATATAATCGCGGAATGAGATTGACAAATGTTGTTTTACCGCAACCTGTTTTACCAACAATAGCAAGCGTTGTACCTTGTTCAATTTTCAAATTGATGTTTTTTAGTACCGGTTCAGTTTTGTTTTTATGAACGAAAGAAACATTGCGGAATTCTATTGCTCCGAAAATTTGAGATTCCGAATTACTGATTACTGACTTCTCGTTATAGTACTCTCCAATCTGTATTCCGAAATCTTCATTTCTAATTTCCGGTACTGTATCCAATACTTTACAAAACCGATTCATTGAAGCCGCACCGCGCTGAAAGATATTTACCACCCACCCAAATGCAATCATCGGCCAAATTAACATTCCAAGATACATAATGAATTGCGTCATTGTTCCAAGCGTCATTGTTCCTTCGATAATATTTTTCCCTCCGAAGAAAATAACTATCACAATAGAAACTCCCGTGAGCATAAACATCAGTGGCCACAATAAACTTTGAATACGCGCAAGTTTCATATTCTTTTCCAGATATTCCCAACTCATTATTTTAAAAATGCGAATTTCATGTTCTTCACGAAGAAAACTTTTTACTACGCGAATACCTGAAAGATTTTCTTGAGTTCGTGTTGTCAACTTCGAATATTGTTCCTGCACTTCGTCATAAAATTTATGCACACGTTTTCCAAGCAAGTACACGGCAAATGATATGAACGGTAACGGAAGCAACGAAACGAGCGTGAGAGTTGTATCGAGCGAAAACATCATTGCGAGTATCATAATAAATCCTGTTGCTGTATCGGATGTGTACATAATTCCGGGACCGAGAACGCTGCGTATTGCATTCAAATCATTCGTTGCATACGACATTAAGTCGCCCGTAGGCGTATTCTGAAAATATTGTAACGGAAGTTTTTGTACGTGCGATAGAAAATCGTTACGCAAATCAAATTCAATTTTTCTTGATACGACGATAATTGTCTGTCGTGTAAGATAAGAAAAATAACCGCTGAAGAGCATTGTTCCGACTACAAGCGAAGCATATTGAATGAACGTTGTTGAATCAAACGATTGCTGTAATTCGTCAATAGTTTTTCCGATGATTATCGGAGTAAAAAGCCAAAACATATTGCTTCCGATAATCACGAA
It encodes:
- the rpsR gene encoding 30S ribosomal protein S18 — protein: MPKLTPQEYAQLAAKRRKQLEESLKKRTCRFCRSRDIYIDYKEEKRLIRCLSEQGKITPKRLTGTCAKHQRQLVIAIKRARYLALLPYVSTIIR
- a CDS encoding sodium-translocating pyrophosphatase; translated protein: MELTLIFVISIIGLLFAVYLIRNVMQRDTGTPAMQEISNAIKSGAEAFLRRQNKTILYLAVALTALIYILYAFVRTSNEHDPATASTLALWTSLSFILGALCSVAAGYMGMWVSIRSNIRTASAATRNLNDALQTALRGGAVSGFFVVALSLLGVAGLFAIVNAMGVAKTVEQIPLLIVGYGFGASFVALFAQLGGGIYTKAADVGADLVGKVEAGIPEDDPRNPAVIADLVGDNVGDCAGRGADLFESTAAENIGAMILAAALYKANFVELGTNGLLSVLLFPLVARAFGILASIVGILIVKTNDNEDPMKALNRGYYVTTVLAMIGFFVASKWLLGSEYYFNFFLCGVIGVLTALAFVFLTQYYTEYKYRPVQSISEASKTGAATNIIAGIAVGMESTGYPVLVISAALISSYFLGESSGLKEAGLFGTAVATMGMLGTAAFILAMDTFGPITDNAGGIVEMSKQPDDIRKRTDRLDAVGNTTKALTKGYAVGSAALAAFLLFSAYFDEVRNYGFDLQHIDLSKPPVFVGAMFGAMLVFIFSSLAIKAVGRAAYSIINNVREQFKNNPGIMKGTSKPDYRQCVDIVTRAALKEMVLPGLLVVIMPIFVGLVFKWIYNASGTPANGATGAEVVGGLLMVGTITGILVALFLNNGGGAWDNAKKFVEVGNKKGSDWHKATVVGDTVGDPFKDTAGPSLHVLIKLLSTITLVLAPLFI
- a CDS encoding ABC transporter ATP-binding protein, coding for MQDEEILGKAYDSRLMKRLLLFLKPYRTWIIVAILLNIVIAGLGPMRPYLTKIAIDDFILKNDSSGLQQIALALFGVLILQAVIQYLNNYFTSWIGQRTIYDLRITIFSHLQKLSLRFFDKTPIGRMVTRVTNDVETLNELFSSGIVMVFSDIFIIVWILIFMFMMDVKLSLVTMSVLPLLVLVTMWFRKGARDAYRQVRTQLARINTFIQEHITGINVVQIFRREENEFQKFKRINQAHTDAHIRSVFYYAIFYPAVEIISAIAIGLILWYGGGEVMQQTISLGVLISFIQYTEMFFRPIRDLSEKYNIMQSAMASSERIFALLDDDAIIHDNAVKRNDGAVDGGNNGRKGTIEFRNVWFRYDDSSGRNTSFDYTFDGNSEFNRTSNIEHQQSDAWILKNVSFIIESGTTTAFVGATGAGKSTIVNLLLRFYEIQKGAILIDGIDIRLFPQNALRKRFAVVLQDVFLFSDDITNNITLGNDSISLEKVKRTCEIVGAHIFIEQLPKKYDEEVKERGATLSVGQKQLLAFARALVTNPEILILDEATSSVDTETERLIQNAITELLKDRTAIVVAHRLSTIQHADNIIVLHKGEVRESGTHQELLVQGGIYFKLYQLQFRGQEELFKESTNTTKSVLQLNNSLIN
- a CDS encoding ribose-phosphate pyrophosphokinase, encoding MSNLEIFSGRSNQTLANAIAKKLEMRLGKCDIENFADGEIWVKYNSNIRGKDVFIIQSTNPPSDNLMELLILIDAAKRASARRVTAVIPYFGYARQDRKDQPRVSITAKLVANLITHAGADRVITMDLHAPQIQGFFDIPVDHLYSSAVFMPFLRKKKIPNLAVVSPDVGGIKLARAYAKRLQVELILIDKRRPKPNVVEVMNIIGDVKGKNILIVDDLVDTAGTFTNAVKALNAEGAKEIYGVCTHAVLSQNAIEKITNSAVKKLYVTDTFPSKNVGEKITTLTVANIFSEAILRCYNNQSISSLFDISKD
- the rpsF gene encoding 30S ribosomal protein S6 — its product is MNENKRLYETTYIINGSLEDTQTESIISKVNDVVVKHGGEVLSIVRWGRKRFTYPIRHKTNGYYVILEIKANASFIREFERFFHLEENILRHLCIALTKQMLKAKELKPFVIEPSTLMQQEVILEEILTTEIEAAKEEIPLPIRQELHTHENELQGEKNNA
- a CDS encoding 50S ribosomal protein L25; translation: MKEVTLPVEVRTIRKKKVGKLRREGFIPAIYYLNGEGEIPVSVREKNLLPIINNPDLQLINLEITPGGIRQGIVKEVQRDPITERPLHVDFQGVREDRMLTVEIPIVLTGGTPAGVRMGGILQHILHTVEVSCLPKDIPEHIEVNISELAINHSVHVGQLSFPNIRILTPSEEPIVAVFPPKVEKEPTAVETTEEQKEPEVIAKGKKEEEVSAEPVKGKEQTKK
- a CDS encoding ABC transporter ATP-binding protein yields the protein MKSLLRLLPYLNRYKKSIAIGFFVIIGSNMFWLFTPIIIGKTIDELQQSFDSTTFIQYASLVVGTMLFSGYFSYLTRQTIIVVSRKIEFDLRNDFLSHVQKLPLQYFQNTPTGDLMSYATNDLNAIRSVLGPGIMYTSDTATGFIMILAMMFSLDTTLTLVSLLPLPFISFAVYLLGKRVHKFYDEVQEQYSKLTTRTQENLSGIRVVKSFLREEHEIRIFKIMSWEYLEKNMKLARIQSLLWPLMFMLTGVSIVIVIFFGGKNIIEGTMTLGTMTQFIMYLGMLIWPMIAFGWVVNIFQRGAASMNRFCKVLDTVPEIRNEDFGIQIGEYYNEKSVISNSESQIFGAIEFRNVSFVHKNKTEPVLKNINLKIEQGTTLAIVGKTGCGKTTFVNLIPRLYDSAEGEVLIDGVNVKNIPLEILRNNIAIVPQETFLFSTSVIENISFGTDNGFKNGDTDSFNENSGIRNLKTVIRAAEIARISNDVENFPNQYDTIVGERGITLSGGQKQRTSIARAIMTNPKILILDDAFSAVDTHTEEEILQGLKKFMRERTSIIISHRISTVKDADVIIVLDGGEIVEQGTHSELVLFNGIYTELYEKQMLESELEAI
- a CDS encoding 50S ribosomal protein L9 — its product is MKIILRKDYEVLGKKGEIVSVKDGFARNYLFPQKIAALATESTVKAMELAHQQMQAKVKKELLAVQKRVSDLQKISQVTIAVKVGEENRLFGSVTSLDIANALKAHHFDLDKRAIELDEPIKSLGIYSVHVKLHSEVKTTIKVKVVKE
- a CDS encoding DUF4139 domain-containing protein, which translates into the protein MFYAIFLTILLASNLFSQSKNERTQVDLTIYNQNLSLIREERTLNLKKGISTIVIPDIPSTIDGTSLHFSSLTDANAVRVLEQNYQYDLVNQSKLLFKYLGKTIEFVRLNEETKKEFTVSGKLLSNVDGIVAEVNGKIEVNPSGKIVLPSLPEGLISKPQLQWMIENEKEGEHKTEISYLANNLSWICNYVALINKDDNKLDLTGWVTITNNCGTSFKNAGLKLVAGDVNIVAKDVEIYPRYQMMELMSTSKEPQFEQRELFEYKLYSLKRKADINDNETKQLELVAGKKVVAKKVFIYDGATKPKVGVYVQFKNEEKSGLGIALPKGKVRVYKKDEDGKEQFIGEDEIDHTPKDEELKLNLGNAFDIVGERKKTDGKTFGERSAQETYEIKIRNHKAEEIEVQIYEHPGGWREWEITNWSDKWEKVDQNTVKFHVNVNKDGEKIVTYTVRYEW